A window of Plantibacter sp. PA-3-X8 genomic DNA:
GCAAGGAGGCCGTGATCAACGACATCGCCAACGCCGCCGAGATCGACCTCTTCGGCAACACCTACCGCCAGAAGCTCATCGACATCGCCCGCGGCGCAGCCGACGGCGACAAGGAGAGCGCCTTCGCCGACCTCAACGAGCGCTGGGCGGCCGCCCGCGCGGACGTCGCCGAGTAGCACCCATCCGATCGACACCCGGGCCCGTCCCCACGGCGGGCCCGGGTGTCCTCCACCCCGCGCAGCGAAGAAGGCAACCAGCATGGTCACAGTCCAGGGAGCGTCACCCGCCACCCGAGCGGTGGTGACGAACCATCCACGCCCGCCGCGCACCCTGCGCCCGGGCAGACCCCCGAAGGCCACCGGGTCGCGTGTCACCCCCTGGCTCTTCCTCGTGGTGCCGCTCGCCTTCCTGATCGTGCTCACCTACGTGCCGGTCGCGAACATGTTCTGGTACAGCCTCACCTCGTGGGACGGACTCGAACCAGAGCAGGAGTTCGTCGGCATCGACAACTTCGTGCAGATCTTCACGAAGCCGGAGATCTTCCAGGTCTTCTTCGTGAGCCTGTACTACCTCGTCGGGGCCGTCGCCCAGCTCGTCCTGGCGCTGTACCTCGCCACGCTGTTGAGCTTCCGCACCCGCTTCAAGAACCTCTTCAAGGGCGTCATCTTCTTCCCCTACCTCATCAACGGGGTCGCCATCGGGCTGGTCTTCCTCTACTTCCTCCGCCCAGGCGGCACCCTCGACGCCCTCCTCGCGGCGGTCGGCGTGCAGGACACCCCGCAGTGGCTCGGCGACCCCTCGTTCGTGAACGCCTCCCTCGCCGCCACGTCCGTCTGGCGGTACATGGGCCTCAACTTCGTCCTGTTCCTCGGTGCGATCCAGTCGGTCCCGTCCGAGCAGTACGAGGCCGCGGACCTCGACGGCGCCAACTCGTGGCACAAGTTCCGCTTCATCATCCTGCCGAGCATCCGGCGCATCCTCGGCCTCTCGTTCATCCTGGCCATCGCCGGAGCACTGTCCGCCTTCGAGATGCCGTACGTCATGACCGGCGGTGCCAACGGCTCCGAGACCTTCGTGATCCAGACGGTGAACACGGCTTTCAAGTTCTCGAAGGTGGGTTTGGCGTCCGCGATGGCCGTCGTCCTGCTGCTGATCGTCCTGGTCATCACCTTCGTCCAACGCCGGGTCTTCCCCGACGAGAAGGGAGGCGAATCGTGACCGCCACCGCCGACCGACCGGTCTCCGCTGCCACACCCGAGCCCCGACGCGCACTGCGACGGACGCGGCGCGGGCCGAAGCGCCCACAGGGTGCCGTCGCCCTCACCGCGACGACGATCAAGTACGCCTCGCTCATCATCGCGAGCCTCTTCGCGGTGGTCCCCCTGGCCACGATCTTCATGCTCGCCTTCAAGACCGACCGCGAACAGCGGACGACCGGTCCCCTCACCCCGCCGTCGAACTGGTTCAACTTCGACAACTTCGTCGTCGCCTTCGACCAGGGCGGCATGGTCACCGGATTCCTCAACACCGCGATCATCCTGCTCGTGTCCGTGGCCGGGACCATCCTGATCGGCACCATGTCGGCCTACGCACTCGACCGGTTCCGCTTCCGCGGACGGAAGCTCGTCATGGGCCTGTTCCTCCTGGCGACGCTCGTGCCGTCGGTCACGACCCAGGTGGCCACGTTCCAGGTGGTGTCCGCACTCGAGCTGTTCAACACCCGTGGCGCCGCGATCCTCCTCTTCATGGGGACCGACATCGTCGCGATCTACATCTTCCTGCAGTTCATGCAGTCGATCCCCGTCTCCCTCGACGAGGCGGCGATGCTCGACGGCGCGAACCGCTTCACGATCTACTGGCGCATCATCCTCCCGCTGCTGAAGCCCGCCGTCGCGACGGTCGTCATCATCAAGGGCATCGCCATCTACAACGAGTTCTACATCCCCTTCCTGTACATGCCGTCGCAGGACCTAGGGGTGATCTCCACCTCGCTGTTCCGGTTCATGGGACCGTTCGGCGCCCAGTGGCAGATCATCGCGGCCGGGACGATCCTCGTGATCATCCCGACGCTCGTCGCCTTCCTCTTCCTGCAGCGATACATCTACAACGGCCTGACTTCTGGAGCAACCAAGTGAGCATCATCGACACCGCCACCGTCCGTCCCCTGACCACCCGCCTCCTGCACGAGGGGTGGAGTCTGCGTGCGGTCGGTGGCGCGATCCCCGAGGCATTCGTCGGGACGAGCGTGCCCGCGACGGTGCCCGGCCTCGTGCACACGGACCTCCTCGACGCCGGGCTCATCCCCGACCCCTTCCTCGACCGCAACGAGCACCTCGTGACGTGGATCGGATCGACGGACTGGGAGTACCGCACCACCTTCACGTGGGAGCCGGACGGCCACGAGCGGCACGACCTCGTGTTCGAGGGACTCGACACCGTGGCGACGGTGACCGTGAACGGCTCGGTCGTCGCGACCACGCGGAACCAGCACCGCACCTACCGCATCGACGTCGGTGCCGTCCTGCGCGAGGGTGAGAACGAGCTGGT
This region includes:
- a CDS encoding carbohydrate ABC transporter permease, with translation MVTVQGASPATRAVVTNHPRPPRTLRPGRPPKATGSRVTPWLFLVVPLAFLIVLTYVPVANMFWYSLTSWDGLEPEQEFVGIDNFVQIFTKPEIFQVFFVSLYYLVGAVAQLVLALYLATLLSFRTRFKNLFKGVIFFPYLINGVAIGLVFLYFLRPGGTLDALLAAVGVQDTPQWLGDPSFVNASLAATSVWRYMGLNFVLFLGAIQSVPSEQYEAADLDGANSWHKFRFIILPSIRRILGLSFILAIAGALSAFEMPYVMTGGANGSETFVIQTVNTAFKFSKVGLASAMAVVLLLIVLVITFVQRRVFPDEKGGES
- a CDS encoding carbohydrate ABC transporter permease, which translates into the protein MTATADRPVSAATPEPRRALRRTRRGPKRPQGAVALTATTIKYASLIIASLFAVVPLATIFMLAFKTDREQRTTGPLTPPSNWFNFDNFVVAFDQGGMVTGFLNTAIILLVSVAGTILIGTMSAYALDRFRFRGRKLVMGLFLLATLVPSVTTQVATFQVVSALELFNTRGAAILLFMGTDIVAIYIFLQFMQSIPVSLDEAAMLDGANRFTIYWRIILPLLKPAVATVVIIKGIAIYNEFYIPFLYMPSQDLGVISTSLFRFMGPFGAQWQIIAAGTILVIIPTLVAFLFLQRYIYNGLTSGATK